A region of Subdoligranulum variabile DNA encodes the following proteins:
- the smpB gene encoding SsrA-binding protein SmpB produces MAEDKSGKKVIAQNREARHEYFVIEALETGIELVGTEVKSLRAGGVNLKDSWADIDDGELIVKGMHISPYEQGNIFNKDPRRPRRLLAHKAEIRRLGQQIKLQGYTLIPLSLYFKHGRVKLELGLCKGKKLYDKRAAAAARDAKRDIDRALKMQR; encoded by the coding sequence GTGGCAGAGGATAAATCCGGGAAAAAGGTGATTGCCCAAAACCGCGAGGCGCGCCATGAATATTTTGTGATTGAGGCACTTGAAACCGGTATTGAACTGGTGGGTACCGAGGTTAAGAGCCTGCGTGCAGGTGGCGTGAATCTCAAGGACTCCTGGGCGGACATTGATGATGGGGAACTGATTGTCAAAGGAATGCATATCAGTCCTTATGAGCAGGGCAACATCTTTAATAAAGACCCGCGCCGGCCGCGTCGTCTGTTGGCCCACAAAGCGGAGATCCGCCGCCTGGGCCAGCAGATCAAACTGCAGGGGTATACCCTGATTCCGCTTTCGCTTTATTTTAAACACGGGCGCGTAAAGTTGGAGTTGGGGCTTTGCAAGGGCAAAAAACTCTATGACAAGCGTGCTGCCGCTGCGGCACGGGATGCCAAACGTGATATTGACAGAGCATTGAAAATGCAGCGATAA
- the recR gene encoding recombination mediator RecR codes for MPQNVEPLENLVDQFARFPGIGRKGATRMAYEVMSMSNEQAMELARAIEHAKKDLHRCRICQDYTAGEVCKICSSPKRDRSVICVVESPRDIKSIERTHEYNGLYHVLHGLISPMDGIGADQLCVKELLARLNETVKEVIMATSPTVEGEATAMYLAKLIKPLGIRTTRLAYGLPVGSSLEYADETTLYRAMQGRGEL; via the coding sequence ATGCCCCAGAATGTTGAACCGCTGGAAAATCTGGTTGACCAGTTTGCGCGCTTCCCGGGAATTGGCCGCAAAGGGGCTACCCGGATGGCTTATGAAGTGATGTCCATGTCCAATGAGCAGGCGATGGAACTGGCCAGAGCCATTGAACATGCCAAGAAAGACCTCCACCGTTGCCGCATCTGCCAGGATTATACGGCGGGTGAGGTGTGTAAAATCTGTTCTTCCCCCAAACGGGATCGCAGTGTGATCTGCGTGGTAGAAAGTCCGCGGGATATCAAGTCCATCGAACGCACGCATGAATATAATGGTCTGTACCATGTACTTCATGGGTTGATCTCACCGATGGATGGCATCGGGGCGGATCAGCTCTGCGTCAAGGAACTGCTGGCGCGCCTCAATGAGACCGTTAAAGAAGTTATTATGGCGACCAGTCCGACGGTAGAAGGAGAAGCTACGGCCATGTATCTGGCCAAGCTGATCAAACCGCTGGGAATACGGACGACTCGCCTTGCCTATGGCTTGCCGGTAGGATCCAGTCTGGAATATGCGGACGAGACAACTCTCTATCGTGCCATGCAGGGACGCGGAGAGCTGTGA
- a CDS encoding YbaB/EbfC family nucleoid-associated protein, with translation MKARLPKGYGRPDPNAMMRQVQKMQDEIRAKQEELEAKEYTGTASGEMVTVTMTGKHEITAVKIKPEAVDPEDIEMLEDLIAAAVNSAVAAVDKDSEEEMGKLTGGMNIPGLG, from the coding sequence ATGAAAGCAAGACTGCCTAAAGGCTATGGCCGGCCCGATCCTAACGCGATGATGCGCCAGGTTCAGAAGATGCAGGATGAAATCCGCGCCAAGCAGGAAGAGCTGGAAGCCAAAGAGTACACCGGTACGGCCAGTGGCGAGATGGTTACTGTCACGATGACCGGCAAGCATGAGATTACTGCGGTCAAGATCAAGCCGGAAGCCGTAGATCCTGAGGATATCGAGATGCTGGAAGATCTTATTGCGGCTGCAGTCAACAGTGCTGTGGCAGCAGTCGACAAAGACTCGGAAGAGGAAATGGGCAAGCTGACCGGCGGAATGAACATTCCCGGTTTGGGCTAA
- the dnaX gene encoding DNA polymerase III subunit gamma/tau, which yields MYRALYRKWRPQRFADVVGQTPIVTALQNQIAAGRIGHAYLFTGTRGTGKTTCAKIFAKAVNCLDHTSPDPCCECEICKGIDSGAIMDIIEMDAASNNGVDDIRDLRDEVAYLPSVCRYKVYIIDEVHMLSTQAFNALLKTMEEPPEHVIFILATTEVQKVPVTILSRCQRYDFARITAKDIAGRLTYVAEQEKIELESGAAQLIGRLADGAMRDALSILDTCAGVDNHVDEALVRRMAGVTDRGYLFEISDAIAAKDSVAALGKIAELRQQSVDMRRLCMELAGHYRDLMLCALQGGTDLLTGTSPEEEAAYAQRRDFPQAEAIRAINAFGQSLEKMSRGTDQRIELELAVFSLTQPQTAVTAQAAPVQMAQPVAPQPFAATAPAPFASVPPVQSSKPATPPPTVQSKAQEPPEELPPPEEEPEFLQPELRPAVAVKAPEPELQPASKAAPRRTPPKQEAGPLEPFPQWALVLADLEETDGMMISFLRGTRAYYDGKHVLFECSDAFRDYIRNNREVSKKLKETIYRVTKIRCSIGPYEAPKTEEQAGPQMSLDQTLQNMQALGVDVQIEDK from the coding sequence ATGTACCGAGCGCTGTATCGAAAATGGCGCCCGCAGCGGTTTGCCGATGTGGTAGGGCAGACGCCCATTGTTACTGCGCTGCAGAACCAGATTGCGGCGGGACGTATCGGGCATGCTTATCTCTTTACGGGAACCCGCGGCACCGGCAAGACGACCTGCGCCAAGATTTTTGCGAAAGCGGTCAACTGCCTGGATCACACAAGCCCGGATCCCTGCTGCGAATGTGAGATCTGCAAAGGCATCGACAGCGGAGCCATCATGGATATCATCGAGATGGACGCCGCCTCCAACAACGGCGTAGATGATATTCGGGATCTGCGGGATGAAGTGGCCTATCTGCCGTCGGTGTGCCGTTACAAGGTATACATCATCGATGAGGTGCACATGCTTTCCACGCAGGCATTCAATGCTCTGCTGAAAACGATGGAGGAACCGCCGGAGCACGTCATTTTTATTCTGGCGACCACCGAAGTACAGAAAGTTCCTGTAACCATCCTCAGTCGTTGCCAGCGATACGATTTTGCACGGATCACAGCGAAGGACATTGCGGGACGCTTGACCTATGTGGCGGAGCAGGAAAAAATCGAATTGGAATCCGGCGCGGCGCAGCTGATCGGCCGTTTGGCCGATGGCGCTATGCGTGATGCGCTGTCCATTCTGGATACCTGCGCAGGCGTTGACAATCATGTGGATGAAGCACTGGTACGCCGGATGGCGGGTGTGACCGACCGTGGATACCTGTTTGAAATCAGCGATGCCATTGCGGCAAAAGACTCAGTTGCAGCCCTTGGGAAAATCGCAGAACTCCGGCAGCAGAGCGTAGATATGCGCCGCCTTTGTATGGAACTGGCAGGGCATTACCGGGATTTGATGCTTTGTGCACTGCAGGGGGGGACCGATCTGCTGACCGGTACTTCGCCGGAGGAAGAGGCAGCCTACGCACAGCGCAGGGATTTTCCGCAGGCAGAGGCAATCCGCGCCATCAATGCATTTGGTCAGTCGTTGGAAAAGATGAGCCGCGGCACCGACCAACGTATCGAACTGGAACTGGCAGTCTTTTCTCTGACGCAGCCGCAGACGGCGGTGACTGCGCAGGCGGCACCTGTGCAGATGGCACAGCCTGTGGCACCGCAGCCTTTTGCGGCAACAGCACCGGCTCCGTTTGCCTCAGTACCACCTGTACAGAGCAGCAAACCTGCTACACCGCCACCGACGGTTCAGTCTAAAGCCCAAGAACCTCCGGAGGAACTGCCTCCGCCAGAGGAAGAGCCGGAGTTTCTGCAGCCGGAGCTGCGCCCGGCTGTTGCGGTCAAAGCGCCGGAACCTGAACTTCAGCCGGCTTCTAAGGCTGCGCCGCGCCGTACGCCCCCTAAACAGGAAGCAGGACCGTTGGAACCGTTTCCCCAATGGGCGTTGGTACTGGCCGATCTGGAGGAAACCGACGGGATGATGATTTCCTTCCTGCGGGGAACCAGAGCGTATTATGATGGCAAGCATGTGCTGTTTGAATGCAGTGATGCCTTCCGTGATTATATTCGCAACAACCGCGAAGTCAGCAAAAAACTGAAAGAAACGATCTACCGGGTTACCAAAATCCGGTGCAGTATTGGTCCTTACGAAGCGCCGAAGACGGAAGAACAAGCAGGGCCGCAGATGTCCCTTGATCAGACGCTGCAGAATATGCAGGCACTCGGTGTGGACGTTCAAATTGAAGATAAATAA
- a CDS encoding ABC transporter ATP-binding protein, with translation MFELRHASVGYEGTPVLRDISFTAQDGQITALVGTNGCGKTTLLKAIARQLPLLNGEILLQGQPIQSFDRKAFARAAAFMPQVRNIPEISVRGLVSHGRFPYLGLSRQMTTRDRAAVEQAMRATGVAQWAERDLRELSGGERQRVYLAMALAQGGDAILLDEPTTYLDVSAQFELLELLRTLADQGKTLLLVLHDLAQALQYSDRVAVVAEGRLLAFDSPANLFEQKILDRVFGVTLCRAPEGTYYLRR, from the coding sequence ATGTTTGAACTGCGGCACGCGTCGGTTGGTTACGAAGGAACTCCTGTTTTGCGGGATATCAGCTTCACGGCGCAGGATGGTCAGATCACGGCATTGGTGGGAACCAACGGGTGTGGTAAAACCACACTGCTTAAAGCGATTGCCCGGCAGTTGCCGCTGTTGAATGGGGAAATTCTGCTGCAGGGGCAACCAATTCAAAGCTTTGACCGCAAGGCGTTTGCCCGTGCCGCTGCTTTTATGCCGCAGGTGCGTAATATCCCGGAAATCTCCGTGCGAGGTCTTGTCAGCCACGGACGGTTCCCGTATCTGGGACTTTCCCGTCAGATGACTACCCGGGACCGTGCGGCAGTAGAACAGGCGATGCGAGCTACAGGTGTGGCACAATGGGCGGAGCGGGATCTGCGGGAACTTTCCGGTGGCGAACGACAGCGAGTCTACCTGGCTATGGCGTTGGCACAGGGAGGCGATGCCATTCTTCTGGACGAACCAACGACCTACTTGGACGTATCAGCTCAGTTTGAATTGTTGGAATTGCTGCGGACCTTGGCGGATCAGGGAAAAACGCTCCTGCTGGTACTGCATGATCTGGCCCAGGCGCTCCAGTACAGTGACCGGGTGGCGGTGGTGGCGGAAGGCAGGCTGCTGGCTTTTGACAGTCCTGCGAACCTATTTGAACAAAAAATTCTGGACCGCGTGTTCGGGGTTACTCTTTGCCGTGCCCCGGAAGGAACCTATTATCTTCGGCGGTGA
- a CDS encoding FecCD family ABC transporter permease, giving the protein MKKKRQHKASAPAVLGMLAVAVVVSSVAALCLGSQPYSLGQLWQALCTRGEQDPVWRVIAYVRLPRMLGGLFSGAALAVAGVLLQAVLNNAMASPNVIGVNAGAGFFALFAMVVAPAVPGAMQFASFLGALGCSMLVYLLAWRAGLSRTTLVLAGLAVSGMLTAGINTLKLLWPEIVASSPGFLTGGLSGVTMKMLTAAFPYFVAGMLLALFLTVDLNVLCLGEESATGLGLHVTRTRFLGILASALLAGAAVSLAGLLSFVGLLAPHIARRLIGTDYRILVPASALLGAAFVVVCDIAARLLFAPFELPVGILLSLIGGPFFLSLLLHRKRRRIYV; this is encoded by the coding sequence ATGAAAAAGAAAAGACAACATAAGGCATCTGCTCCTGCTGTGCTGGGAATGCTGGCAGTTGCTGTGGTGGTATCCTCTGTGGCTGCATTGTGCCTTGGCAGTCAGCCTTATTCGCTGGGACAACTTTGGCAGGCGCTTTGTACGCGGGGAGAACAGGATCCCGTCTGGCGTGTTATCGCCTATGTTCGGTTGCCGCGTATGCTGGGCGGCCTATTTTCCGGGGCGGCTCTTGCGGTGGCCGGTGTGCTGCTGCAGGCAGTGCTGAATAATGCGATGGCCAGCCCTAATGTGATTGGCGTGAATGCCGGTGCGGGATTTTTTGCACTGTTTGCCATGGTCGTGGCGCCAGCGGTGCCAGGTGCCATGCAATTTGCTTCCTTCCTGGGGGCACTGGGCTGTTCTATGCTGGTCTATCTGCTGGCCTGGCGGGCCGGCCTCTCCCGCACGACTCTGGTTCTGGCGGGCCTCGCGGTCAGCGGTATGCTGACTGCCGGCATCAATACATTGAAGCTGCTCTGGCCGGAGATCGTGGCCAGCTCTCCGGGATTTCTGACAGGGGGGCTCTCCGGCGTTACCATGAAGATGCTGACGGCGGCTTTTCCTTATTTTGTGGCCGGGATGCTCCTGGCTCTGTTTTTGACGGTGGATCTGAACGTCCTTTGCCTGGGGGAAGAAAGTGCAACAGGCCTTGGACTGCATGTGACCCGGACAAGATTTCTGGGGATTCTGGCATCGGCTCTGTTGGCCGGGGCGGCAGTCAGTTTGGCAGGGCTGCTGAGTTTCGTGGGACTTCTTGCGCCGCATATTGCGCGTCGGCTTATCGGAACCGATTATCGGATTCTGGTGCCCGCGTCGGCACTGCTGGGGGCGGCTTTTGTGGTGGTATGCGATATCGCTGCACGGCTGCTGTTTGCACCGTTTGAACTCCCCGTCGGAATTCTGCTTTCCCTTATCGGTGGCCCTTTCTTCCTGAGCCTGCTGCTTCACCGCAAAAGGAGGCGTATCTATGTTTGA
- a CDS encoding precorrin-8X methylmutase, protein MRQHTLPADIERTSMQIISEELSQQKIELAPENAAVVRRVIHTTADFEYAHTLRFTQNAVQYGVDSLKRGNTIVTDTNMALAGISKPSLAALDATAQCFMADPQVAATAKRQGTTRAVASMQYAAQVCPNAIFAVGNAPTALLALCDLLEQNVLRPALVIAVPVGFVNVVESKEKVFSACLARNIPCIAAMGRKGGSTVAAAICNALLYTATGRLDPAARGWQG, encoded by the coding sequence ATGAGACAACACACGCTCCCCGCTGATATTGAGCGGACCAGTATGCAGATCATCTCGGAAGAACTTTCGCAACAGAAGATAGAACTTGCGCCGGAAAATGCGGCAGTGGTACGGCGGGTTATCCATACAACGGCGGATTTCGAATATGCGCACACGCTCCGTTTTACACAGAATGCTGTACAGTATGGTGTTGACTCGCTGAAGCGAGGAAACACGATTGTGACTGATACAAACATGGCGTTGGCCGGTATCAGCAAGCCGTCTTTGGCCGCGCTGGATGCAACAGCACAATGTTTTATGGCAGATCCTCAGGTGGCTGCAACCGCCAAGCGGCAGGGGACAACCCGTGCGGTAGCTTCCATGCAGTATGCTGCGCAGGTTTGTCCCAACGCAATCTTTGCGGTGGGAAATGCCCCGACAGCGCTGCTGGCACTGTGCGATCTGCTGGAACAGAATGTTTTGCGCCCGGCGTTGGTGATCGCTGTGCCGGTGGGATTTGTCAATGTGGTGGAAAGCAAGGAAAAAGTGTTCTCGGCCTGCCTGGCCCGGAATATCCCCTGCATAGCGGCCATGGGACGCAAAGGCGGCAGTACGGTGGCTGCGGCTATCTGCAATGCACTGCTTTATACCGCCACAGGACGCCTGGATCCGGCGGCACGGGGCTGGCAGGGGTGA
- a CDS encoding cobyric acid synthase: MSQIHHARCIMVQGTMSGAGKSLLCTALCRIFAQDGLRVAPFKSQNMALNSYVTRQGLEMGRAQVVQAQAAGVEPDVRMNPILLKPCSDTGSQVIVNGKVRGQMPAAEYFRYKKQLVPEILDAYESLARTYDVIVVEGAGSPAEINLKADDIVNMGLAKMIHAPVLLAGDIDRGGVFAQLYGTVALLEPEERARIGGLVINKFRGDPSILAPGLSMLEEKTGLPVLGVVPFMNLDIDDEDSLAPRLGETSVHKPLDVAVIRLPRISNFTDFTPLETHPALGVRYVGDPSSLGHPDLIILPGTKNTMEDLLWLRQCGLEAAICKAAAGNIPVLGVCGGYQMLGRTLQDPFGLEGGEAGRTLRGLALLPIDTIFTRQKTRTRVQAKTLPKPFEGARLDGYEIHMGETTGEGVPFCRLSDGRPEGCWQGMVYGTYLHGLFDTGELTVKLADWLCKRKGLSVQQAAPVSHAAYQQRQFDALAQGVREALDMRAVYRLMEEYR, encoded by the coding sequence ATGAGCCAGATTCACCATGCCCGCTGTATTATGGTGCAGGGGACGATGTCGGGGGCAGGCAAGAGCTTGTTGTGCACGGCCCTCTGCCGGATTTTTGCCCAGGATGGACTGCGCGTGGCACCGTTCAAGAGCCAGAATATGGCGCTGAACAGCTACGTGACGCGTCAGGGGCTGGAGATGGGGCGGGCCCAGGTGGTCCAGGCCCAGGCGGCTGGGGTGGAGCCTGATGTACGGATGAATCCGATTTTGCTCAAACCCTGCAGTGATACCGGGAGTCAGGTTATCGTTAACGGAAAGGTGCGCGGGCAGATGCCGGCGGCAGAATATTTCCGTTACAAAAAACAGCTGGTTCCGGAGATTCTGGATGCTTACGAAAGTCTGGCCCGGACATACGATGTCATCGTGGTGGAGGGCGCCGGCAGCCCGGCAGAAATCAACCTGAAAGCGGACGATATCGTCAATATGGGCCTGGCCAAAATGATCCATGCACCGGTGCTTCTGGCGGGGGACATTGACCGGGGCGGTGTGTTTGCGCAGCTGTACGGCACGGTGGCGCTTCTGGAGCCGGAAGAGCGGGCACGGATCGGCGGACTGGTCATCAACAAATTCCGCGGGGATCCATCGATCCTGGCGCCGGGACTTTCCATGCTGGAAGAAAAGACCGGGCTGCCGGTATTGGGCGTGGTGCCCTTTATGAACTTGGATATCGACGATGAGGATTCTCTGGCTCCGCGCCTGGGAGAAACCTCTGTGCATAAGCCCCTTGATGTGGCGGTGATTCGTCTGCCGCGAATTTCCAATTTTACAGATTTCACGCCGTTGGAAACGCACCCGGCTTTGGGTGTTCGGTATGTGGGGGATCCTTCTTCGCTGGGACACCCGGATCTGATCATTCTGCCGGGAACCAAAAACACGATGGAAGATCTCCTTTGGCTGCGGCAGTGTGGACTGGAAGCGGCTATCTGTAAGGCGGCTGCTGGAAATATCCCGGTTTTGGGGGTGTGCGGCGGGTATCAGATGTTGGGAAGGACGCTGCAGGATCCTTTCGGTTTGGAGGGCGGCGAGGCAGGCCGCACACTGCGTGGCCTGGCACTTCTCCCAATCGACACGATCTTTACGCGGCAAAAGACGCGTACCCGTGTGCAGGCAAAGACGCTGCCAAAGCCTTTTGAAGGGGCCCGGCTGGATGGATATGAGATCCACATGGGGGAGACGACGGGAGAGGGCGTGCCCTTCTGCCGGCTGTCGGACGGCAGACCCGAAGGCTGCTGGCAGGGGATGGTATATGGCACCTATCTGCATGGCCTCTTTGATACCGGTGAACTGACGGTCAAGCTGGCGGACTGGCTCTGTAAGAGAAAAGGGCTTTCTGTACAACAAGCGGCTCCTGTCAGTCATGCAGCCTACCAGCAGCGGCAGTTTGATGCTCTGGCCCAAGGCGTGCGAGAAGCGCTGGACATGCGGGCCGTTTACCGTTTGATGGAGGAATACCGATGA
- a CDS encoding pyridoxal phosphate-dependent aminotransferase, producing MQLVHGGDWAGFETEYGRSPLDFSANVSPLGVPQGVQDAVKAAVAAADRYPDPLCRKLAGHIAEAGNLPQEWILCGNGAADLIWRLAAALRPQKALLPAPAFSEYEAALRSVNCRIRRHFLLPEKDFTVEDSFAEAITEQTGMVFLCEPNNPTGRTTPMPVLEHIMTRCAAVGAILVVDECFGDFLDEPDTHTLVPWLKKYPNLVILKAFTKLYAMAGIRLGYALCSDVELLGRLRMAGPPWAVSTLAQAAGCAALREQPYVQSVRALIRTQRPFLQRELRRLGLRVVAGEANYLLFRCRTPLIQPLRERGILLRSCENYPGLDDTWYRTAVRTEEENRRLLAALKEILS from the coding sequence ATGCAGCTGGTTCACGGCGGCGATTGGGCCGGTTTTGAAACAGAATATGGTCGATCACCGTTGGACTTTTCAGCCAATGTCAGCCCTTTAGGCGTGCCGCAGGGCGTGCAGGATGCCGTCAAAGCGGCTGTGGCGGCAGCAGATCGTTATCCGGATCCTTTGTGCCGGAAACTTGCCGGGCACATTGCCGAGGCAGGGAATCTGCCGCAGGAGTGGATCCTCTGCGGCAACGGAGCGGCTGATTTGATCTGGCGGCTGGCGGCGGCCCTGCGACCGCAAAAGGCGCTGCTGCCGGCACCGGCCTTTTCCGAGTATGAAGCGGCTTTGCGCAGCGTGAATTGTCGGATTCGGCGCCATTTCCTTTTGCCGGAAAAGGATTTTACTGTGGAGGATTCCTTCGCGGAAGCGATCACGGAACAAACGGGAATGGTGTTTCTCTGCGAACCCAACAATCCCACCGGCCGTACCACGCCGATGCCTGTTTTGGAACATATCATGACGCGGTGCGCTGCAGTGGGGGCCATTTTGGTTGTGGACGAATGTTTTGGCGATTTTTTGGATGAGCCGGATACCCATACGTTGGTTCCATGGCTGAAGAAATATCCCAATCTCGTAATTCTGAAAGCCTTTACCAAACTCTATGCCATGGCAGGAATTCGTCTGGGGTACGCTTTGTGTTCTGATGTGGAGCTGCTGGGCAGACTTCGCATGGCGGGACCTCCCTGGGCGGTGAGTACGCTGGCCCAGGCGGCTGGTTGTGCGGCCCTGCGGGAGCAACCGTATGTGCAGTCGGTACGTGCTTTGATCCGGACGCAACGGCCGTTTCTGCAACGGGAACTGCGGCGGCTGGGATTACGGGTGGTTGCAGGGGAAGCCAATTATCTGCTGTTCCGCTGCAGGACTCCGCTGATACAGCCTTTGCGGGAACGAGGAATCCTGCTGCGAAGCTGTGAGAATTATCCGGGCCTGGATGATACGTGGTATCGTACAGCGGTGCGGACCGAAGAGGAAAACCGTCGTCTGCTGGCGGCGCTTAAGGAGATTCTTTCATGA
- the cbiB gene encoding adenosylcobinamide-phosphate synthase CbiB: MKICLAIALGFLLDLWLADPGWMPHPVVAMGKCIAKLESVLRRSFPATPTGERTAGIVLAAVLPLGTLLFTTLVCWAADFLHPALGFAVQTIWCWQALAVKGLAAESRNVYGCLAAEDLPAARKAVARIVGRDTQNLTVEGVTKAAVETVAENFSDGVVAPLLYMLIGGAPLALCYKAINTMDSMVGYKNQRYLYFGWAAAKLDDAANFLPSRLAALVWIVAAALTGQDAKNSWRIWRRDRRNHASPNSAQTESACAGALGVQLAGPAYYFGEYYEKPTIGDAQRPVEPQDILRANRMLVAAAILSVLAGLGIRFGFLLFLR, encoded by the coding sequence ATGAAAATTTGTCTGGCAATCGCCCTGGGATTCCTTCTGGATCTGTGGCTGGCCGACCCCGGTTGGATGCCGCATCCGGTGGTGGCGATGGGAAAGTGCATCGCAAAATTGGAAAGCGTTTTGCGCCGGAGCTTTCCGGCAACGCCCACAGGCGAAAGGACAGCGGGAATTGTGCTGGCAGCAGTATTGCCGTTGGGGACGCTTCTCTTTACGACGCTGGTCTGTTGGGCGGCGGATTTCCTGCATCCGGCATTGGGATTTGCCGTGCAGACGATTTGGTGCTGGCAGGCGCTGGCTGTGAAAGGATTGGCAGCAGAAAGCCGCAATGTGTATGGATGTCTTGCCGCGGAGGACCTGCCGGCGGCCCGCAAAGCTGTGGCACGTATTGTGGGGCGAGATACGCAGAATCTGACGGTGGAAGGTGTGACCAAAGCTGCCGTGGAGACTGTGGCCGAAAATTTTTCCGATGGGGTAGTGGCGCCGCTTCTGTATATGCTCATTGGCGGTGCACCGCTGGCACTGTGTTACAAAGCCATCAATACGATGGACAGCATGGTTGGGTATAAGAATCAGCGATACCTGTATTTTGGCTGGGCGGCTGCGAAGCTGGACGATGCAGCCAATTTCCTCCCGTCCCGTCTGGCGGCGCTGGTCTGGATTGTTGCCGCAGCCCTGACCGGGCAGGACGCCAAAAATTCCTGGAGAATCTGGCGGCGTGACCGTCGGAATCATGCCAGCCCCAACAGTGCACAGACGGAATCAGCCTGTGCCGGGGCGTTGGGGGTGCAGCTGGCCGGACCGGCGTACTATTTTGGCGAATACTATGAAAAGCCAACCATTGGCGATGCACAGCGTCCGGTGGAACCACAGGATATCCTCCGTGCCAATCGGATGCTCGTTGCGGCAGCAATCTTGTCAGTGCTCGCAGGACTTGGAATTCGTTTTGGATTTTTGCTTTTCTTGAGGTGA
- a CDS encoding histidine phosphatase family protein — protein sequence MIIYLLRHGTTIYNVEKRYQGQRNIPLSEEGKANIRQADFSPEVVYVSPLIRTQQTAAILFPQAKQIVVENLKEMNFGSFEGRNYIEMEHDPDYLAWVKANCETACPDGERKDQFCDRTCAAFAKLVEEAFRQGKEQLVIVAHGGTQMAVMERYAVPHHEYYHWCAPNAGGYKLDASRWPQERVLTLLETVQYTRENRR from the coding sequence GTGATCATCTATTTGCTGCGTCACGGTACTACTATTTACAATGTGGAAAAGCGTTATCAAGGGCAAAGAAATATCCCGCTTTCGGAGGAGGGAAAGGCGAATATCCGGCAGGCAGATTTTTCCCCGGAGGTTGTGTACGTCTCTCCGCTGATCCGCACGCAGCAGACGGCAGCAATCCTCTTTCCACAGGCAAAGCAGATCGTGGTAGAAAACCTCAAGGAAATGAATTTCGGTAGCTTTGAAGGCCGCAATTATATCGAAATGGAGCATGATCCGGATTATCTCGCCTGGGTAAAGGCTAACTGTGAAACGGCCTGCCCTGACGGAGAACGGAAAGATCAGTTCTGCGACCGCACCTGCGCGGCTTTTGCCAAGCTGGTGGAGGAAGCCTTTCGGCAGGGAAAAGAGCAGCTGGTCATTGTTGCGCATGGCGGCACCCAGATGGCCGTGATGGAACGATATGCCGTGCCTCATCACGAATACTACCACTGGTGCGCACCCAATGCCGGAGGGTACAAACTGGATGCTTCCCGCTGGCCGCAGGAACGGGTGCTGACACTGCTGGAAACCGTTCAGTATACCAGGGAGAACCGCAGATGA
- a CDS encoding bifunctional adenosylcobinamide kinase/adenosylcobinamide-phosphate guanylyltransferase, whose product MIFLFGPLYSGKRAFACRILHCTEEELDGHAVVNAQQLAAQAQDLTALADELAQNEIVIATEVGGGIVPVDSDARAAREAAGRFNCLLAARADIVVRVFYGLPLVLKGSLEL is encoded by the coding sequence ATGATTTTCCTGTTTGGACCGCTGTACAGCGGAAAACGCGCTTTTGCCTGCAGAATTCTTCACTGCACCGAGGAAGAACTGGACGGTCATGCGGTAGTAAATGCACAACAGCTTGCCGCACAGGCACAGGATCTTACAGCGTTGGCAGATGAACTGGCCCAAAATGAAATCGTGATCGCTACGGAAGTGGGCGGGGGCATTGTTCCTGTCGATTCTGATGCGCGTGCGGCCCGGGAAGCGGCTGGAAGATTTAACTGTCTGCTGGCAGCTCGGGCGGATATCGTGGTGCGGGTCTTTTATGGGTTGCCGCTTGTTTTGAAAGGAAGTCTGGAATTGTGA